The nucleotide window tgcATACACACATCTGATCCTGGTCCACAGCAGGCAGGTGCTTGGGGCCTGGGGGAGCCCATAGAATGGTAGGCAGACTCCCCACAGATGGCCTGCCTGGCCTTCAGGACATCTATGTGTCAGGGAGGCCGGCAGGGGGCCACTAGAGACCCCTGTTCAATTTCCTGGCCCCACTTACTGCCCAAACCTAGGCAGTGGGGGAGGGTGAGTAGGGTTCTAGATCCCAGCTCTTTTCTTCTCCAGCACCTGGCTGTAGCACAGCCAGGGTGGTGTTAAAAACAATCAGGGCCCCTGGGGTCCCCTCTCCCCAGGCAACCCCTCTTTGCTTCCTTATTATCCTGAAGCCAGAACTCAGCCTCCTCCAGCCCCCTGGTCCCATCCTCCAGTGGCATCTGCTCCTATCCCGAGCCCCCACGCATTATCCTGTACCCTATTTCTTGTGACCCCTCCTAGGGACGTTGTATGTAGTGGGAGCCCTGTGGAGCCTTGTTGGGGTGGGGAGCTGTGGAGGTGGACCGTAAGCCACAGGATGGGCCTGAAATGGGGGGTTTTCAGCACAGAGTCCTTCCTGGTGCCTCTCAAGCCCAGTGTGACATTGGTTCTAGGTGCACAGATCCCCAGGCACTTCCCCAGTTGACTTCTAGCTTCAGGCACCCAGTCCTCCCTCCTGGTGCCCCCGCCTCCGCCCTCCTGGAGGCCTCCATGATCCTGCTCTTTGCCCTCCATCCCCTGGGGGTAGGAGAGAGGAGGCCTGGGTGTGAGCCTGCCTCCGCCTCTGCCGACTGTGGGAACCCGAGCCTTTCGGGCCTGTTTCCGCAGTTATGGTGAGAGTTGGCCAGACGGTCCCAGGTTTTCCTTCAGCTCTGATGTCCTGAGGGTCCACACATCCATGCCCATTTGCCCCCTCCCACTCCTAACAAATATGACCCTATACTCCAGGCCGTCTTGGCTCTAGGGTCACCCTGTCACATCTGTCACCCTAAACACATCTCAGTCCTTTAGTCTTGGGCTTGGTGTCAGAGCCGAGTTCCTGCTTCTGTGGGTTGGGTGGAAAGGGGCTCTGACGCTAGGCCTGCCCAGCCCTTGCCCACGCGGGGGCAGGTTACGCATGCCAGTCCCTCTTGTGCATGGGGCTTCTCAGCCCACTGGTCCCTCTGTGCCCAGGTGGCGCCCAGGCTCCACTTCCCTCTGTCATGCATGACGGTGGTGTTCCTACGGTGTCTGGTCCTGTGCCTGTCTCTGAGACAATCTGTGTGAAATTTGCCTTAATCTGAAGTAAATTTGGTTCTTTTAGTAAAatagcttgtttttctttctcctttgaaaaATAGAACATAGATTTTGCTGTCTGGCAGAATCCaggccctcttctctctcttcttcaacTCATTTGTTCAGCAAGGATTTGCTGAGCAGCTGCCCCgcgccaggctctgtgctgggcactaGGGAGGCCATGGTGAGCTGAACTCAAGCCCTATCTCCATGCAGGCTTACTAAAAACACACAAGAAAGCTAGGGAGAAACCCAGCAATGCATAAACAATAGGCTTATCACATAATTCCGGGGGACAGTGAGACTGAGACAGGGAGAGACGATGAGGATCAGGAGTGACGAATGGTATTTAAGTGAGAGGTCCAGGAGGGCTTCTCTGAGGAAACCCCAAGGAAATGAGGAGCTACCCTGGTATCTGGGGAAATAGGGCTCCAAGGAATGGGAAGAACCCTAAGTCAGGGCTCCAAGGTAGGCCCTGGGGTCTGGGCATGTGTAGGGTGTGTGCTCCTGCACAAGGAGCCTGGAGCTGAGAGGAAGGGAAAGTGCAGGTGACGAAGCCAGAATGTGCAGAGCTGTAGAGTCTGTGGTGAGGCCTTTGGCACCAGAGAGGTAACATGATCACGTCATTGCATGCGACTCATCTTGCATCAAGTATTTACTGAATATCAGGCCAGACCCCACTCAGGTGTTGGAGACTCACATGCAGAGTTATACCATCAGGGGCATCCCTGCTCTGGGACAATAAGCAAGGAACTCCTACCATCGTTGGGTACTTACACCAAGCCAACAGGAGGGGGCCAGGGTCTGGGCACCAAAGAGGCTGCTGGCCTGGCATGGATGACTCTCAGGCCATGTACCACTCCCCAGGGCAATGGGGCCATCACGCCTCCCTTGCAGAACAGAGTGACAGGTGGGTAGGTGTATAGAATGTTGTGACGTGTGCCCAAGACCCACTGGTTCTTTGGTGCACAAGAAACACCATTTTCCTCTCCTTATCTCTCTTCACATATAAATTCCCATGGCCATCAGGGACCAGGATCACAGCAAAAGAGGACTTGTCCCTTTTCTGGGCAAGTTTGTTCTCAGATTAGCCCTCCGGGCAGCCATTCCCAACCTGCATATCACAAGGAACTCAGAACTAATTATACCAAAGTTAGGGACTTGTTTACTTCTTATGATTCTATGGTAAATTAGAGCTGATTCATGGCTGTCCCTGTAATTAGATGCCCCTCTGACTTGCATTCTGACATGCTTTGAGTGGGAACagggtggagtcacagctcaggAGAAAGGATGTTCCCATAACCATCAGCCCATTTTATCTCCCCCTGGACACCGTGGGAAAGTGCTGGGAGGAGACACCTGCCTGGCAGAGGGATCAGGGCTCAGAGCTGCTGCCCTAGGATGGGACAGGATACCAAGGGCATCTGTGCCTGACACTATAGCCTTCTCCTGGGTTCTTTCTCAAGATATGTTCCACAGGACACTGGTTCCCTGGCATGGAGTTTGGGAAACTGCTTGCCGTGAGCCCCTTTCAGAGAGTCTAAATGGGCATTTAGGATATTCAAGGCTCTGATAAGTCCTCAAGCAAAGATTCTAGTTTGACTTGGTTCAACCCAATGTTTCCCAATCTTTTTTCCACTGAGTAAGGGTGGATGTGCGTGTGTGAGCACGTGTGTATAGTGTGTATTTAGCTGGTAACCATGACCAAGAAGACAGCCGTCTTGGGAGTTTCAGTAGTGAAGTCTCCTTGGTTTCCAGGCCAACACAGAAGCCTGAGGCCTGCTCCAAGGAGGCCAGGGGGTAGGGAGGAGGGAGACCTCAGGTTGGGCTGTAGAGAGAAGGAGTAAGCTTTAAGAGAGACCCCTGCCCCAGGCCCCTCAGGAAGACACACCAAGGGGACGAAAGGAGGGTGTTCTGACATTCACAGGCATAGCCTCATGATTCcgtggttgaatttttttttaatcttttatttttagggacggAGGGGTGTGCAAGACAGAGCTGGAGGGAGTGGGCAGAAAAGGGAGAGGCGGCTGAAAGGTACTCCTAGGCTCTGGGTGAGGACCCAGACTACAGTTGTCCCCTCTCCCCCAACTCTGGCCTTCAGGATTAAATACCTCAGGCTGCCAACCCCCAGATCATCCCTCTgcctacttctctgtctttggaaGCCCTCTGCCATCTTCTTGTCTACTCCCTCAGATGCCCCTGAATTAATAAAAATGGTAATGACCAACATGCACACGTACTTAGTAAGCACCAGACACTCTTCTAAGCACCCTAAACGTGTTTAGTGAATTTATCTTCCTAACATTCCTGTGAAGACAGTGCTTACAATCATTATCCCTTTTTCCAGATGAACAAACCAAGGCATGGAGAGGTTAAGGgccttgctcaagatcacacaacTAGAAAGTAAAGGAGTTTATAGATATGTGAGCCCAAGGTGGAGTGGGTGGGACCTGGTTGTCTGAAGATGTGAGCTCTAGCTGAGCCATGTAATTGCTGTATGACCTTTGTTGGGCTATCTGCCCTCTGTGGTTCTCAGTGTCTCCACTGGTAAAATAAAAGGAGTGGGCTCTGAGGCCACTGAGGGTCTTTCCATCTCCCTGCAATCTCAGTCCTTCTATCACCCTGTTGTCTCAGACCTCCATCAGGCCCATGGGCTGCTGGGGGCCCTCTCTTGGCCGGGCTGGACACTGTCCATCACTGTAGCAGCCCCTCGCACACCTGTGGGATGCCTGGCTGTCAGTGGCCTACGGAAGAGGTTCCTGAGTCCTGCCCGGAAGGGGCGGGAGAGGTAGAAGCAGAGGAGGGGGCTGACAGCACAATTGGAGTAGGCCAGGATGGTGCAGAGGCTGGAGGCCACAAAAGCCTCTGGTGTGGCAGGCAGATAGCCCATGGCTGCTACATAGCCCAGCACAGAGCAGGGTCCCCACATCAGCATGAAAACCACCAGCACCACAAGGATGAGCCTTGTGTTCTCTTGGTGCTCCTGGATGCTCTCCCCCGTGGGACCTCGGGGCCGTACCCACAGGAGCCAGTGCACGTGGCAGAAAGAGCAGCCCAGCCCCAACAGGCAAGGCAGGAAGGCCAGGGCTCCCAGCAGGGTGAAGTAGCAGGAGGTCTGAGCAGGACTCAGGAGCAAGAGGCAGGCTTGGGTCTCAGGGGCCCCCACTGTCTCCTCTTCCACTGCCACTCTCTGGAATAGCCAGTTGGGCAGGGACACGGTAAGGCCCAGGACCCACATGGCCCCACAGAGCAGTAAGCGGATACCCTGGCTAGCTGGTAAGGCCGCATCAGGCCAGGCCACGGCCACATGGCGCAGAAGGGCTGTGGCCACCATACTGTAGAAGGTGCAGAACATGGTGGCTGTGTTAGTGGCCTGGCTGATGGTGCACACGGCAGGGCCCAGCCACCAGTCGTGTAGCAGGAAGCTCAGCAGCAGCACAGGCACCACGCAGGCCAGGAAGAGCAGGTCAGATAGCGTGATGTTCACCATGAGGCTGTTGGTCAGGGCAAGGAGGGGGCGGCAGGCACCTGGGCCCCGGCCCACCACCAGCAGCATGAGCCCGTTGGccagcagccccaccagcagGATGAGTCCGCAGACCCCAGCGAAGATGAGTCGGAGCAGTCGCTCAGGCGTGGCTGTGAGCCAGGGAGTGGATGTGGCATTGGGCTCCATTCTCCTGTTTCAGACATACAAGGACAGTGTAGGAAACAGCCAAAGTCCACCTCCCCTGTTCCTGTGAAGCCTCCTCCTTTCATAGTGTTCCTGAGGGCAGCTCAGGAGAGACTGCAGGAGGGACTCtatgaattcttcttttttttaaactttattcaaattaatatgagggtacaatatttagattatattgttctcacttccagggtaaatttCCAtatgtagaagagcccctcacccagagggcatgttatacaccctcacaatgcgcacattaggtgagatcccacctctgcCCTCTGGGTCTCTATGAATTCTGATGCCAACACCCCATTTGAGGGTCCAGACTCTAGGTCCAGGGGCTGCAGGAGAAGGAGGAAATGAGGGACCTGCCCACGTACCCCAGCTGCCCTGGATGAATGCAGCAGTCTAGCCACTTCCCTGTCACTTGTTGCCTTTTTATCTCCTGTTCCTGGTCCACACTCACTGATGACATGGAATGTTGCTGGAGAGGAGCAGGGGAGGGGTAAAGGCCTGCAGACCTGGCCCTGCTCCGCACAATCATCCGCATCATCCTGTAAGAAGTTCCTAACTTAAGGGTTAACCTTCTGGCGAGTGGAGCTTGGGTTTAAAACCAGCTCTAgcacttactagctatgtgagtATGGATGAGTTACTCAACCTCTATTGGTAAAATTGGGATAATAACATGCCCAGTCTCATAGTGTTGATGTGAGGATTAAACGAGGTAATGTGAGTCAAGTACTCAGAGCAGTGCCTGACATGTTGTGGGCGCTGGGTCAAGGATGGCTGTAGTTCTTTCCCTGATCAGCCTGTTCTAAAAAGCTCTCTTCTCCTGGAGTTCCTGTCCCACCTCCATTCTGCCTATCTGCAGTCCTCTTCCCAGTCCACACCCTGagtttcttatgtttttttttttgtttgtttgttttgttttgttttgtagagacagagtctcactttatcaccctcggtagagtgctgtggcatcacacagctcacagcaacctccaactcctgggcttaggcgattctcttgcctcagcctcccaagcagctgggactacaggtgctcaccacaaggccagctaattttttgttgcagtttggccagggccgggtttgaacccaccaccctcagtatatggggatggcgccctaccggctgagccacaggcaccaccctgttttttttttttttttttttttgagacagagtcttgctctgtcttctaGCTAGAATGCAgcggcataatagctcacagcaacctcaaattcctggactcaagcaagcctcctacttaagcctctccagtagctgggactacaggcacaagccacaatgcctggctaatttttttatttttagtagacatagagtctcccttctgctaagactggtcttgaattcttgagctcaagcgatcctcctgcctaggttcccagagtgctatcATCTTTTTCTTAATGAGCCTCAAGCTAAGTTGTAGCCAGAGGCCCGTTGGCTGACGTGCCTTGAGAACTCACCATTCTGAAGTCTACCTATTCCCTCCTGCTTCTGTCCTTACCTACCTCATGCTGCTCTGAGGTTCCTGGATCCTGCTTGCCAGCTTGTAAGCCCTTTGACACTGGGAAAGTCTGGTGGCCTCTGCCCAGCCGGGCCCTGTCCTTAAGGTGGATCCAGctggagaaagcagagagagggctCTGGGCAGTGTGCAGTCTCTTCCGGCACCCCACCTCTGGGGAATCTGAGCTGCCTGAGGCCAGAGCAGAGCTGAGATGGGAGGGGCAGGCCTGGGGAGCACTCCGGTACTGGGCCCCCCAAAGGACAGTGGCTCTGTCTGCTCTACTAGCTCCCTCAGGAGTCACACCTTCCTCCCTGCCTCATTAACTCCCCAGCCGATATCAGTGCCTGCCAGGCCCCTGGACCCCAGAGAGAGCCATTAGCAACAGCAGGACCTGTCCCCACCTCACCCAGGGCCAGGTGTCACTCACTCCAGCCCTGCAAGCAGGTAGGTTTGTGGGCTGGGGAGAGGGCAGAGCAGGGAGAAGACCCTGGGTAAGAAGGAATCAGCGAGAGGCCCCGTAGGAAGATCAGTCGCTGCATCCAGGAATCATCTGCATGTAGCCGGGAGGTCGAAGGAGACTCACTATAGGCATCTGACCCAGCCTTTTCTGGCTTCTCACACTAGAATCTTCTCCACCCCACCTCCTGCCAAGTGTCACCTGGCTCCTGGCATGTGCCTTAGGTGATTGGAAGCTTACTACTGCTGAGGCCTCTCTTGTAGGCACGAGAGAGGGGTGTGGGCCACTTAAATAAGCGAGAACAGGGCTCTGCCCCCACCTCCtgccttcccctttctcctttattctctctctctataaCTCTGTTCTTGAACTGCCTTTGCTTGTCTTTCTGTGAAGCCGAAATCTCCTGTGCTTCTGCCAGGGACTCCCCCAGCCCCTGAATGGTTACTAAGTACCAAACTCAGTGCCCAGCCTGCACTGTGCAGCCAGTTGGTGGTGATGGCAAAATGTGACCGACATTtgtcacaaacacacacaatagGGGATAAGCCAATGGGAGAAAGGCTGTCTCCCTAAGACTCTCCAAGGGCAGAAGCTCTGGCCCTGGTGCCACTTTTTGAGAGGTGGATGTTGCAAGATTCTGGGAACTCCTGAAAAATCTCCAAAGAGGAGCCTGTCAGTGAGTCTGAATCCAGGTTTCCTGGCTGCTTCCCAAGCCCCGCCAGCCACACCCCAGCTGCACCTCACACCAGACACTGACGCCTCAGGGCACAGTGCTGCATCtagggacaccatggcactgggGCAGGGGACAAGACTCCCGAATATGACCGCTCGGAGGTGGATAGGGGCGAGAAGGAGTGAGATTGGGgctcagggagacaggaggacATTGGGGCATAGCGGGGGCCATTCGAACATCACTGTTCCCTAGCCATGGGATTCCACTCAGGAGAAACTCTTGAGTTTCCACATAGAACCAATGAGCAAGACAAGGTCAGCAGCACTCTGCCAGTAAAGAAGAGCAGGACTGCTTTAATAAACAGAGTACTTGGTAATTAACAGATTATACAATTAGGAATCACCACCAAAGTAAGCGCCTTGAAaagtttctttcctcctccttgactcttttttctgattatacgTAGACTACCCAGTCGTAGAATATCtgaaaatacaaacatttataaagaagaaaataacatccCTCATAATCACCCTATAATTTTACCACCCACAGATATGTAgcccaatatttattttatttttttatttttttgcttttttttgagacagaatctcactcactatgttgccctgggtagagtgccatggtgtcacggctcacagcaacctccagctcttgggcctaagcgattctcttgcctcagcctcccaagtagctgggactataggtgcctgcacaacacctggctattttttggttgtagctgtcattgtttagcaggcctgggctgggcttgaacctgccagcctgggtgtatgtggctggtgccctactcactgagctacaggtgctgagcctgtagccaatatttttttgtatttttccttaagTTGCTTTTCtagacttttcattttttaaagagttgtAAAGAATATCCCCCGCCGCCAAGGCTTATTTACAAACCAGAAGTCCTTCTTcagaaggcagagggcagaggtaACACAGTCTCTGCTTTGGAAACCAAGTTCTGATTTGAAGAGGACTTTCCTGAACTTCCAGCTGTCCTCTCTGTCATTGCTGTCCCATAAGACAGGACAGGAGCTGAGGGAGTGGAAGTCAGGGGACAGTCATCCTACCCTGGACAGGACAGGACAGTGGTTAGAAGCAGCAGCCAGCTTTCTTGGGGGGCTTCCTGGGGGGCACCTCCACCAGTGAGCCCTTCAGGTGGTCTTCTTGCATCTTGAGTGACCTGTGTAACAGTGTCCAGGCATCAGTCCTCTCTCACCTCCCAGGAGCAGCATGGAGGGGCCCATGGATGGAGCTGCGGGGCTGGAGACTGCACTGCCCCCTCCTCCTGCATTCCACATGGGGGCCCCAGAGACTTTGGCCATCTGACCTCTTCTTTCAGGCCAGGCACTATGCAAGGGACTGTGATTGCCACAAGAAACCAACATTCCCTGCCTTGAGAGGTAAGGAGGACAGACAGGGACACCTGCAACCCCGGGTGACACCAGATTAGGGGAGAATTCCACTCCAGGTCCTGGGGATTCAGGGAGGAAGCAGGTGGGTGGTGTCTGAGCTCAGACTGAGCTGCGGACAGGGCTTGCTAGAAGAAAGTGGGTTTCATTTGGGCAGAGAGCCAAGGCTGAAAGCCAAGAGAGAGACTGGGGGCTAGAAAGTAAAAGAGGCCTGTTCATTTATTCATGATGAATTTACCACGTGCAGACACAGCTCACCTGATTTAGCACCCACCCCTtactcattttattcatttattgagcTGAGCACCTGGTACGTGCCAGGCCCCAGGTATGGAGGGAGGGACTGAACAAAAGTGGCTGGAGCTTGGTGAGTATGTGCGCGCgcgcacatgtgtgtatgtgtgtgtgtgtgtgtgtgtgtgtgagagagagagaaggagcaggGGAGATGGCATTAGGGATGGTATAggcatttgtattttattctaaatCCATGGAAAGTTGGGAAGGAAACAGACACTCCCTTTTCcagtccattttatagatgagaaaactgaggctcgggGAGGGGTAGGTGCCTCTGGGAAGGGATACAACTAATGGGAATGGTGAAGCTGGAGTCAGAAGATTCTCAGTGCAgtgctctctccctccctgttaGGAAACTAGGTTCTTCTTTGACTCATTTCCTCAGAATAGACCTTGCCTTCCCACAAAGAAGTCAGAAGTGAGGCTGGAGGTTGTTCCAGAGGATTCTGGGTGGTGAGTGGGGTAACACTTACCTGGCCAGGTTCACTATGGGCTCCAGGATGTTGTGACCCAAGGCAGCACTGCACTCCCCAAAGGAGACCCCCAGCTCCTGCAGGCCAGATAGGGAGGGTCACATGTGCCTTAGGGGAGGCActgagaggccaggtgcagtcCCTACTAAAGTCCTGATCATCAGAGTCCTGCCTACTGCTTCCCTAAGCTGACCTCCATGGGACAGAGAGTCCCAGATCAGTGTGGCCCATGGCCCCCAGCTGGGCCCCTCTGCTCACAGCCCCTTCACCCTCATGTCAAGGTCATACCCCAGAGACATTCCACAGCCTTCAGAGTGACATGGGCTGCCAGCATCCCAACTTGGAGAAATGCCTCTGGGAACATTTTACAAATGTTACTTACATTTttagatttcaaaaatatttcattgggGAAAATAATGGAAGATACAGCATAAAAAAGTATAAGTTCAAGATACAAACCACTGATCTTAATAGGATTTGGATATATATTTCCATTCTATTTTATATAACCTTTTACTGAGCAGGGGCTGGGGGCCCCTAAATGTCACTGCACTGTTAGGTTAAGCCCTAGGAAATCACTGTTTGGGTAGGCACCAGTCAAATGTCAGTGATTTCATATGGTTCAACCCAACCTAGATCCAAACCCGCAGCTGCTTTTCTGACTTCACATTATATTATAAGCATTTCCCCCACACCCTTAAATATCTTTCCAGAACAGAATTCTTAACAGCAGATACTGGCCTTTCACGTGAACATCCACCATTTCACCACCAGCTGCTGCCAAATATTTGTTCTTATAAATAATACTGTAAAAAAATCCTCACATAAAGATGTTTGATTGTACATTCTACCTGGGTATCCACTGTGTGTTCCCTCAGGGATTATTATTTCTGATTCTTCCTCTCAAGAGGAATT belongs to Nycticebus coucang isolate mNycCou1 chromosome 9, mNycCou1.pri, whole genome shotgun sequence and includes:
- the LOC128594668 gene encoding galanin receptor type 1-like, which encodes MRRMEPNATSTPWLTATPERLLRLIFAGVCGLILLVGLLANGLMLLVVGRGPGACRPLLALTNSLMVNITLSDLLFLACVVPVLLLSFLLHDWWLGPAVCTISQATNTATMFCTFYSMVATALLRHVAVAWPDAALPASQGIRLLLCGAMWVLGLTVSLPNWLFQRVAVEEETVGAPETQACLLLLSPAQTSCYFTLLGALAFLPCLLGLGCSFCHVHWLLWVRPRGPTGESIQEHQENTRLILVVLVVFMLMWGPCSVLGYVAAMGYLPATPEAFVASSLCTILAYSNCAVSPLLCFYLSRPFRAGLRNLFRRPLTARHPTGVRGAATVMDSVQPGQERAPSSPWA